One genomic region from Vibrio sp. STUT-A11 encodes:
- a CDS encoding SMP-30/gluconolactonase/LRE family protein, with the protein MSTPFKAIGVLALSSLAIACSSQPDNTLASFSAQCNATIAPVSGETSIQGLTLVGTSFADAPFDTSAAEIVSYDACTDKLYVVNAQAKRIDILSMDENSAPSQTTFIDLNGAGEAASIDIGAANSVAVSNGLIAVAIENSNKQENGIIALYRSDDLSLVTTYPTGALPDMVGFSKDGRYIATANEGEPSGDYRVDPKGSITLVDLSQGITNAEVTQIGFEQFDGPRANELPGNVRISGPNASVAQDLEPEYLTFADNGKIYVALQENNAMAIINPESKSVEKIVGLGEKSWSDAKLDASNKDKIVGNFKSYPQLVGLYMPDTLDSYSVNGNSYIVSANEGDGREYGIKTTQQVCDQASFKWDEDDYQGTSDYTSTEGTCLSHVDEVRGKKLKVADDHPLAPALKDNALLARLKVIKPEQTLSATENVQAFGARSFSIWDENGELVFDSGDDFATIALINQGKHFNSTNDSNSSGDDRSDDKGIEPEAIETAEINGRHYAFIGLERQGGIMVYDISEPSQAVFLHYVNHRNYDQPVCTQVEDSECANDTYNPKAGDLAPESINYFTRNGGHFIAVGNEVSGTTSVYRIEL; encoded by the coding sequence ATGTCCACCCCATTTAAAGCAATAGGTGTTTTAGCACTTTCGTCACTTGCCATCGCATGTTCCTCACAGCCTGACAATACACTGGCTTCCTTTAGTGCACAGTGTAACGCGACGATTGCGCCTGTTTCTGGCGAAACCTCTATTCAAGGACTGACGTTGGTAGGGACGTCTTTTGCTGATGCTCCGTTTGATACCTCAGCAGCAGAGATTGTTAGCTATGATGCGTGTACAGACAAGCTTTATGTCGTCAACGCTCAGGCAAAACGCATCGATATCTTGTCTATGGACGAAAATAGCGCCCCATCTCAAACCACGTTTATCGATTTGAATGGTGCTGGTGAAGCTGCATCGATTGATATCGGCGCGGCCAACAGCGTTGCTGTCTCAAACGGTCTTATCGCGGTTGCGATCGAGAACAGCAACAAACAAGAAAACGGCATTATCGCCCTTTACCGCTCTGATGACTTGTCTCTTGTGACTACCTACCCAACAGGTGCACTACCAGATATGGTCGGATTTTCAAAAGATGGCCGCTATATTGCAACCGCGAATGAAGGGGAACCAAGTGGTGACTACCGTGTTGACCCGAAAGGCAGTATTACGTTAGTGGATTTGAGCCAGGGGATCACCAACGCAGAAGTCACACAAATTGGTTTCGAACAATTTGATGGCCCACGCGCCAATGAATTACCAGGCAACGTGCGTATCTCTGGTCCGAACGCAAGTGTGGCTCAAGACTTGGAGCCTGAATACTTAACCTTCGCTGACAACGGCAAAATTTACGTGGCATTGCAAGAAAACAATGCCATGGCAATCATTAACCCTGAAAGCAAATCGGTTGAGAAGATCGTCGGTTTAGGTGAGAAATCCTGGTCAGACGCTAAATTGGATGCGTCCAACAAAGACAAAATCGTTGGCAACTTCAAGAGCTACCCTCAATTGGTTGGCTTATATATGCCAGACACCCTCGACAGCTATTCAGTGAATGGCAATAGCTACATCGTCTCTGCCAACGAAGGCGACGGCCGAGAATATGGCATCAAAACCACTCAGCAAGTTTGTGACCAAGCGAGCTTTAAGTGGGATGAAGACGACTATCAAGGTACAAGCGACTACACCAGCACAGAAGGCACGTGTCTCAGTCACGTCGATGAAGTGCGCGGCAAGAAGCTTAAGGTAGCGGACGATCACCCACTGGCACCAGCGCTAAAGGACAACGCATTATTAGCACGACTCAAAGTGATCAAACCGGAGCAGACATTATCTGCCACTGAAAATGTCCAGGCGTTTGGCGCTCGCTCTTTCTCAATCTGGGATGAAAATGGTGAATTAGTTTTCGACAGCGGTGATGACTTCGCGACCATCGCTTTAATTAATCAAGGCAAACACTTCAACAGCACCAATGACAGCAATAGCAGTGGTGATGACCGAAGCGATGATAAAGGCATCGAACCTGAAGCAATCGAAACCGCAGAGATAAACGGTCGCCACTACGCGTTCATTGGCCTTGAACGCCAAGGTGGCATCATGGTTTACGACATTAGTGAACCTAGCCAAGCGGTATTCCTGCACTATGTTAACCATCGTAATTACGATCAGCCGGTATGCACACAAGTAGAAGACAGCGAGTGTGCAAATGACACTTACAACCCAAAAGCGGGTGATCTCGCGCCAGAGTCGATCAATTACTTCACTCGTAACGGTGGTCACTTTATCGCGGTAGGTAATGAAGTATCTGGCACGACGTCTGTTTACCGTATCGAGCTTTAA
- the phhA gene encoding phenylalanine 4-monooxygenase: protein MTQYHSKPVDQDGRVEWSLEEDAIWRDLVTRQMSVIQNRACQAYLHGLTLLDLPEDRVPQIPEINRVLMETTGWQVEPVPALIDFDRFFNLLGNKRFPVATFLRSREEFDYLQEPDFFHEIFGHCAMLTNPDFAAFTEHYGQLGQAATPKQRAYLARLYWFTVEFGLVKEGEQTKIYGGGILSSPGETIYSLESDDAIREEFDLQTVLRTPYRIDIMQPKYYVIDDFSQLYQISQLNLLTQADKAIGAGLLPPLFKPKEPAHVE, encoded by the coding sequence ATGACTCAATATCATTCTAAGCCCGTTGACCAGGATGGAAGGGTGGAATGGAGCCTGGAAGAAGATGCCATTTGGCGCGACTTAGTCACGAGACAGATGAGTGTGATTCAAAACCGTGCCTGTCAGGCTTATCTGCATGGCTTGACACTGCTCGATTTACCTGAGGATCGTGTTCCACAGATTCCGGAGATCAATCGCGTACTGATGGAGACGACAGGATGGCAAGTTGAGCCTGTCCCAGCACTTATCGATTTCGATAGGTTTTTCAATTTATTAGGCAATAAACGTTTCCCTGTGGCGACGTTTCTGCGCAGTCGTGAAGAGTTTGACTATTTGCAAGAGCCAGACTTCTTCCATGAAATATTTGGCCACTGTGCCATGTTGACCAACCCTGACTTCGCCGCGTTTACGGAACATTATGGCCAGTTAGGACAAGCTGCGACTCCGAAGCAGAGGGCTTATCTTGCTCGATTATATTGGTTTACCGTCGAGTTCGGCCTAGTAAAAGAAGGCGAGCAGACCAAGATCTATGGCGGCGGTATTCTCTCGTCTCCGGGAGAAACGATTTATTCATTGGAAAGTGATGATGCGATTCGTGAGGAGTTCGATTTACAAACCGTACTGAGAACACCTTATCGCATCGACATTATGCAACCTAAGTATTATGTAATTGACGATTTTTCACAGCTGTATCAAATCAGTCAATTAAACCTATTAACGCAAGCCGATAAGGCGATTGGGGCTGGATTGTTGCCACCATTATTTAAACCAAAGGAACCTGCTCATGTTGAATGA
- the elbB gene encoding isoprenoid biosynthesis glyoxalase ElbB — translation MKKIAVIFSGSGVYDGTELHEAVLALHAIEKEGATWHCFAPNIDQLHVINHLTGEEMDETRNVLVESARIARGNIEDVARLNVEEFDALLLPGGFGAAKNLTDFAVSGAECSINTHVAQACRAFAHADKPAAYLCISPVIIPMIYEQGVKGTIGNDEATSAAFNQMGGEHIECSVDEFVFDEQHKVLSTPAYMLAENISQAASGIEKLVSKLVEIA, via the coding sequence ATGAAAAAAATCGCAGTTATCTTCAGCGGTTCTGGTGTTTACGACGGAACAGAGTTACATGAAGCTGTATTAGCACTCCACGCCATTGAAAAAGAAGGGGCAACTTGGCATTGCTTCGCGCCTAATATTGACCAGCTGCATGTGATTAATCATCTGACTGGAGAAGAAATGGATGAAACCAGAAACGTCTTGGTGGAGTCAGCACGTATCGCACGCGGAAATATTGAAGACGTGGCACGATTAAATGTCGAAGAATTTGATGCGTTACTTCTACCTGGTGGTTTTGGTGCAGCGAAAAACTTAACGGACTTTGCGGTATCTGGCGCTGAGTGCTCAATCAACACCCACGTAGCACAAGCCTGCCGTGCGTTCGCGCATGCCGACAAACCTGCCGCTTACCTGTGTATCTCACCTGTCATTATCCCGATGATTTATGAGCAGGGCGTAAAAGGGACTATAGGCAACGATGAAGCGACTTCCGCCGCCTTCAATCAAATGGGCGGTGAACATATCGAATGTAGTGTTGATGAGTTTGTTTTTGATGAGCAACACAAGGTCCTTTCTACACCAGCTTATATGTTAGCCGAGAATATCTCTCAAGCGGCTTCTGGCATCGAAAAACTCGTATCAAAACTTGTCGAAATCGCATAG
- a CDS encoding cysteine-rich CWC family protein → MKSPCRAACKNNGGICSGCHRTIEEIIQWKDKTDEQRDSLIEQITGSDSTHSCPECGTQAHCDIAAGKETCWCFEVEERDIPTPDKAQLCLCRKCLEKKPVA, encoded by the coding sequence ATGAAGTCACCTTGTCGTGCTGCCTGTAAAAACAATGGCGGCATCTGTTCTGGATGTCACAGAACGATAGAAGAAATCATCCAATGGAAAGATAAAACGGATGAACAGCGAGACAGTTTGATAGAGCAAATTACAGGTAGCGACTCTACCCATTCATGCCCGGAGTGCGGCACTCAAGCACATTGTGATATCGCAGCTGGGAAAGAGACCTGTTGGTGTTTTGAGGTTGAGGAAAGAGACATACCAACGCCTGATAAAGCGCAATTGTGCTTATGTCGCAAGTGCCTGGAGAAAAAGCCAGTCGCCTAA
- a CDS encoding 4a-hydroxytetrahydrobiopterin dehydratase: protein MLNEQKCEACSLDAIALSNEEQQSLLLQLNDWQIVEREGIPQLEKEYKFKNFKQAWAFSNKIAELAEDEFHHPSILLEWGKVTVTWWSHSIKGLHKNDFICAAKCDGLALAE, encoded by the coding sequence ATGTTGAATGAACAAAAATGCGAAGCTTGTAGTCTTGATGCCATTGCACTGAGTAACGAGGAGCAACAGTCTCTGCTGCTACAACTTAATGATTGGCAGATAGTTGAAAGAGAAGGGATCCCTCAGTTAGAAAAAGAGTATAAGTTTAAGAACTTTAAGCAGGCTTGGGCGTTCAGTAATAAAATTGCTGAATTGGCTGAAGATGAATTTCATCATCCGTCGATCTTGCTGGAGTGGGGTAAAGTCACGGTGACTTGGTGGAGTCACTCGATAAAAGGGCTACATAAGAACGACTTTATCTGTGCAGCGAAATGTGACGGTCTGGCTCTCGCTGAGTAA
- a CDS encoding LysR family transcriptional regulator, with translation MNLTQVEAFCTIADCGSVSEAARQLDCNRTKLSMSIKALEKDLDVELFTRTGNQLTLSEAGKAIYKDCEYLLVIAQRIRKTCGQISEGFNAEVWVARDDSLPDDLWQDLSHKLNNRYPSTTFNIILASSGDLANLVSTHQVDFAFGVDYERVDDPHIVYNPLGKIRMMSVCSADHRLSKMRRVSDEELRSQMQALMVYLNEKDNPELQPFSTRYIGFSSFDYMLNTILEEDAWGVLPEPLIRHYLRQQKLAVIKHTYGLTQEDYCMFSTNGQIEHPAMTWLADKLSDYLFDF, from the coding sequence ATGAACTTAACGCAAGTAGAAGCCTTCTGCACCATCGCTGATTGTGGGTCTGTATCCGAAGCTGCACGTCAGTTGGACTGTAACCGCACCAAGCTTAGTATGTCGATCAAAGCGTTGGAAAAGGATCTCGATGTCGAGTTGTTTACCCGAACAGGTAACCAACTCACCCTATCTGAAGCCGGAAAAGCCATTTACAAAGACTGTGAATACCTTTTGGTGATAGCGCAACGTATTCGCAAAACCTGCGGCCAGATCTCTGAGGGCTTCAATGCGGAGGTATGGGTCGCTCGCGATGACTCCCTACCCGATGACCTTTGGCAAGACTTGTCACATAAGCTGAATAACCGCTACCCATCAACAACGTTTAACATCATTCTTGCGTCCAGTGGTGACTTAGCCAACCTGGTTAGCACACATCAAGTGGATTTTGCTTTTGGTGTTGATTACGAGCGCGTTGACGATCCGCATATCGTCTATAACCCATTAGGAAAAATACGCATGATGTCAGTTTGTAGCGCCGATCACCGGTTAAGCAAAATGCGTCGCGTATCGGATGAAGAGCTACGAAGCCAAATGCAAGCGCTGATGGTGTACTTAAATGAGAAAGACAACCCAGAACTCCAGCCTTTCTCAACGCGTTACATCGGCTTCTCTAGCTTCGATTACATGTTAAACACCATCTTAGAAGAAGATGCGTGGGGCGTGCTGCCTGAGCCCTTAATTCGTCACTATCTACGCCAGCAAAAGTTGGCGGTGATTAAACACACCTACGGTTTAACCCAAGAAGACTACTGTATGTTTTCGACAAATGGTCAAATTGAGCACCCTGCAATGACATGGTTAGCGGATAAACTCAGCGATTATTTATTTGACTTCTAA
- a CDS encoding HopJ type III effector protein, whose protein sequence is MELQQFLDAVASTPEKIEFETTIAVIEANYEFTPTAFTNGATENGAGENNGSCKIFAFGLLNNLDKEATLACFGRFYREDVLQHPENDDHQNIRNFMLSGWDGVKFESPALAAK, encoded by the coding sequence ATGGAACTACAACAATTTTTGGATGCGGTAGCGTCAACACCAGAAAAGATTGAATTTGAAACAACCATCGCGGTGATTGAGGCGAATTACGAATTCACGCCGACGGCATTTACCAATGGTGCAACGGAAAACGGAGCAGGTGAGAACAATGGTTCATGCAAAATCTTTGCATTTGGCTTGCTAAATAACCTGGATAAGGAAGCAACGCTGGCTTGTTTTGGTCGTTTTTACCGTGAAGATGTTCTACAACATCCAGAAAATGATGATCACCAGAACATTCGTAACTTTATGCTTAGCGGATGGGATGGTGTGAAGTTTGAGTCACCAGCGCTTGCAGCGAAATAA
- a CDS encoding cation diffusion facilitator family transporter — MCVRTSRNENHILTISALLASGFAAGGMVLGLLVGSIVIVFDGVYSLVSLLLTLLSLAASYYINKPSKSVFPFGKAVLEPIVIAIKATVILIVVLFSLYSAISAVMTGGREVDASIATIFGVVNVIGCGYAWWFMAKRSRNYSSGLIEAETKQWQMDTLLSVAVTVGFVATWLVSLSPFAQYAAYADPMMMLLMGFYFLKVPFDMLCGALRELLMMAPSKELCQVVDNDVLEIEKISDHQLKVAGITKVGQELRVNIDLHVDDDTLALDTLEKTRKQLTTRLSKHRFKLQLQLNVA; from the coding sequence ATGTGTGTCAGGACAAGCAGAAACGAAAACCATATTTTAACTATTTCAGCCCTTTTAGCGTCAGGCTTCGCTGCTGGTGGTATGGTACTAGGCTTGCTTGTTGGCTCAATTGTGATCGTTTTTGATGGTGTCTACTCTTTAGTCAGCTTACTGTTAACATTATTGTCACTGGCAGCCTCTTATTACATTAACAAGCCATCGAAGTCGGTGTTTCCATTTGGCAAAGCGGTGCTGGAGCCAATCGTTATTGCGATCAAGGCAACAGTTATTTTGATTGTTGTGCTATTTTCTCTTTACTCAGCGATTTCAGCAGTGATGACTGGCGGTCGAGAAGTCGACGCGTCTATTGCGACAATCTTTGGTGTTGTAAACGTTATTGGTTGTGGTTACGCATGGTGGTTTATGGCAAAAAGAAGCCGCAACTACTCATCAGGCCTAATCGAAGCAGAGACAAAACAGTGGCAAATGGACACCTTATTAAGTGTCGCAGTTACAGTTGGTTTTGTAGCCACATGGTTAGTGTCCTTGTCTCCATTTGCTCAATACGCTGCTTATGCTGACCCAATGATGATGCTGTTGATGGGCTTCTACTTTTTGAAAGTCCCGTTTGATATGTTATGTGGTGCATTACGAGAACTGCTGATGATGGCACCAAGCAAAGAGCTTTGTCAGGTGGTCGATAACGACGTACTTGAGATAGAAAAAATATCGGACCATCAACTGAAAGTGGCAGGCATCACCAAAGTTGGGCAAGAGCTACGAGTAAACATTGATCTGCATGTTGACGACGATACCTTAGCGTTGGATACGTTAGAAAAGACGCGTAAGCAGTTAACCACCCGCTTGTCGAAACATAGGTTTAAATTGCAGCTCCAGCTTAATGTCGCTTAA
- a CDS encoding acetoacetate--CoA ligase: MREYNKLWQPSESRIEEANITQFIDHINRQGNDLKNYAELHQWSLDHNEQFWQEVWLFCDVIGNQGDTVKCQAESKWQQPVPNRDARWFPDAQMNYAENLLSFAYHNPNDIAIWFENELEERQTYTWQALCDEVSSIQRWLKDCGVKKGDVVAGYLPYLPQTVIAMLATTSLGATWTATSPDFGIDSVLERFGQVKPKVLFTCDGYTFNGKVFDMTDKNHHISEHLDGLKHVCQINYLNPRSCECDVCTQDWQYNLNQYPPQPVTYTRINFNDPLFILYSSGTTGKPKCIVHSVGGTLLNHVKEHQLHCDIQPEDRVFYYTTCGWMMWNWHVSTLASGACLVIFDGSPMYPNYKVLWNLAKSAHVSLFGTSAKYLEAMEKAGYSTQDNDPLPSLKTICSTGSVLYPEQFDYVYQHLKEDVHLASISGGTDICGCFVLGNPISPVYRGECQCAGLGVDARVFNPQGHDIVGKRGELVCANSIPNFPAQFWDDSGERYHNAYWDKFDNVWHHGDDVERNASTGGYVFYGRSDTTLNPGGVRIGTAEIYQQVNSIEGIVDSIAVGKEVDRNEQIWLFVQLASSDRLNDDMIAKIKAQLKSACSARHVPSEIFAISDIPKTRSGKLVELAVKQVINGREVENIGAIANAQVLDEIKKLVSA; the protein is encoded by the coding sequence ATGCGCGAGTACAACAAATTATGGCAACCGAGCGAAAGCCGCATCGAAGAAGCCAATATCACCCAGTTTATTGACCACATAAACAGGCAAGGGAATGACCTAAAAAACTATGCCGAATTGCATCAATGGTCACTCGATCATAACGAACAGTTTTGGCAAGAAGTCTGGCTGTTTTGTGATGTGATTGGAAACCAGGGCGACACGGTAAAATGTCAAGCTGAAAGTAAATGGCAACAACCGGTTCCTAACCGCGATGCTCGTTGGTTTCCTGATGCCCAAATGAATTATGCAGAGAACCTTCTTAGCTTTGCCTATCACAACCCAAATGATATTGCGATTTGGTTCGAAAACGAGCTTGAAGAGCGGCAAACTTACACGTGGCAAGCGCTCTGCGATGAAGTTTCCAGCATACAGCGATGGCTGAAAGATTGTGGCGTAAAAAAAGGTGATGTGGTTGCTGGTTATCTGCCGTATCTACCTCAAACCGTCATCGCAATGCTTGCCACAACCAGCCTTGGCGCGACCTGGACCGCTACGTCTCCGGACTTTGGCATAGACAGCGTTCTAGAACGATTTGGCCAAGTAAAACCTAAAGTTCTCTTCACTTGCGATGGCTACACATTTAACGGCAAAGTGTTTGATATGACGGATAAAAACCATCATATCTCCGAGCACTTGGATGGGCTCAAGCACGTTTGCCAGATCAACTATCTCAATCCGCGCAGCTGTGAATGTGATGTTTGTACCCAAGATTGGCAATACAATTTAAATCAATATCCTCCACAGCCTGTCACTTATACGCGTATCAACTTTAATGATCCGCTATTTATACTCTATTCTTCAGGCACAACCGGAAAACCGAAGTGTATCGTGCATTCTGTCGGTGGCACCCTACTTAACCACGTTAAAGAGCATCAACTTCATTGTGACATTCAGCCTGAAGACCGCGTGTTCTATTACACCACTTGCGGATGGATGATGTGGAACTGGCATGTTTCTACATTAGCCAGTGGTGCGTGCCTGGTTATCTTTGATGGCAGTCCAATGTACCCCAATTACAAGGTGCTGTGGAATCTGGCTAAAAGCGCTCACGTCTCACTTTTTGGTACCTCGGCAAAATACCTGGAAGCCATGGAGAAAGCCGGTTATTCAACCCAAGACAATGACCCGCTTCCATCACTGAAAACCATCTGTTCAACGGGCTCTGTACTCTACCCTGAACAATTTGATTACGTTTATCAGCATCTGAAAGAGGATGTTCATTTAGCTTCCATTTCTGGCGGTACCGATATCTGTGGCTGTTTTGTGTTAGGTAACCCTATCTCCCCGGTTTACCGTGGTGAATGTCAATGTGCGGGATTGGGTGTAGATGCAAGAGTATTCAATCCACAAGGCCATGATATTGTCGGTAAACGTGGCGAGTTAGTGTGTGCCAATTCGATTCCGAATTTCCCGGCTCAATTCTGGGATGACTCCGGAGAGCGTTACCATAATGCGTACTGGGATAAATTCGATAATGTCTGGCATCACGGTGATGATGTGGAAAGAAACGCCTCAACGGGCGGTTACGTATTCTATGGGCGTAGCGACACAACGCTAAATCCCGGAGGAGTAAGAATCGGCACGGCAGAAATTTACCAACAGGTTAATTCGATAGAAGGCATCGTAGACTCAATCGCCGTCGGAAAAGAAGTGGATAGAAACGAACAGATCTGGCTGTTTGTTCAGTTAGCAAGTAGCGACAGATTAAACGATGACATGATCGCGAAAATCAAAGCTCAGTTGAAGTCTGCCTGCTCAGCAAGACACGTACCCAGCGAGATTTTTGCCATTAGTGACATACCGAAAACCAGGTCGGGAAAGTTAGTCGAACTTGCAGTTAAACAAGTGATCAATGGCAGAGAAGTTGAAAACATCGGCGCGATAGCAAACGCACAAGTTTTAGATGAGATAAAAAAGCTTGTGTCAGCCTGA
- a CDS encoding class I SAM-dependent methyltransferase: MFSSQLKYFRRHTVRCEISEVNMEATMAQDWDGLAKSWESNPATKQFAQSVFEQLQQLTQLDGIKLLDFGCGTGQLSQLLSPMVKDIVALDTSEEMIEELDKKELVNVEPVVDTLSRGLVAQHPAFRGQFDLVVASSVLAFVDDVDSALNISHSLLNHDGYFVHFDFVSDSQQDGFTVAQSESALVKAGFTDVEAKPVFEITSDGKTMSVLMGVGRR; the protein is encoded by the coding sequence GTGTTCTCTTCTCAACTCAAGTACTTTCGGCGTCACACGGTGAGATGTGAGATATCAGAAGTGAACATGGAGGCCACGATGGCACAAGATTGGGACGGCTTAGCAAAGAGTTGGGAATCAAATCCCGCAACCAAGCAATTTGCGCAGTCAGTGTTTGAACAGCTACAACAGTTAACTCAGCTTGATGGCATTAAATTACTGGATTTTGGATGTGGAACCGGGCAATTAAGTCAGTTATTGTCCCCAATGGTCAAAGATATTGTGGCACTCGATACCTCCGAGGAGATGATCGAAGAGCTAGATAAAAAAGAGCTGGTAAATGTTGAGCCAGTGGTCGATACCTTATCTCGCGGTCTTGTTGCGCAGCACCCAGCGTTTCGTGGACAATTTGATCTCGTCGTTGCATCATCAGTTTTAGCGTTTGTTGACGATGTTGATTCAGCATTAAACATTTCGCACTCATTACTTAACCACGATGGTTATTTCGTTCATTTTGATTTTGTCTCCGACTCACAGCAAGATGGCTTTACGGTAGCACAATCAGAATCTGCTCTCGTTAAAGCAGGTTTTACTGATGTAGAGGCAAAGCCGGTGTTTGAAATTACGTCAGATGGCAAAACAATGTCTGTGTTAATGGGTGTTGGTCGCCGTTAG
- the yiaY gene encoding L-threonine dehydrogenase: MTSAFFIPTVNLMGAGCLKDAADSIQSQGFKKGLIVTDKILNQIGVVEQVQGLLNERSVATVVFDGTQPNPTINNVNDGLALLKQNECDFVISLGGGSPHDCAKGIALVAANGGHISDYEGVDQSAKPMLPLIAINTTAGTASEMTRFCIITDEERHIKMAIVDKHTTPLISVNDAELMLAKPASLTAATGMDALTHAIEAYVSIAATPITDAVAIKAIELIEAHLRTAVKNGENLEAREQMAYAQFMAGMAFNNASLGYVHAMAHQLGGFYDLPHGVCNAILLPHVQRYNAQVCPERLTDVAKAMGVNVEGMSPEQGAAAAIDAIEALAKDVGIPAGIKELGAKLEDIPTLTDNALKDACGFTNPKQATHEEITAIFEAAM, from the coding sequence ATGACTAGTGCATTTTTTATCCCTACGGTAAACCTAATGGGCGCAGGTTGTCTTAAAGACGCCGCGGACAGTATTCAATCACAAGGCTTTAAAAAAGGGTTGATCGTTACCGATAAAATCCTTAACCAAATCGGTGTGGTTGAGCAGGTTCAAGGCCTTCTTAACGAAAGAAGTGTCGCAACCGTGGTGTTCGATGGCACTCAGCCAAACCCAACGATTAACAACGTTAATGACGGCTTAGCACTTTTAAAACAGAACGAGTGTGACTTTGTCATCTCACTTGGTGGTGGCTCACCACACGATTGTGCGAAAGGTATCGCCCTCGTCGCAGCAAACGGTGGACACATTTCAGATTACGAAGGCGTTGATCAATCTGCTAAACCAATGCTGCCACTTATCGCCATCAACACAACCGCGGGTACGGCATCAGAAATGACACGCTTCTGTATCATCACCGATGAAGAGCGTCACATTAAGATGGCAATTGTAGATAAGCACACGACACCACTTATCTCAGTAAACGACGCTGAGCTAATGCTTGCAAAACCTGCTTCTCTGACCGCAGCAACCGGTATGGATGCACTGACTCACGCTATCGAGGCTTACGTTTCAATTGCAGCCACTCCGATTACAGATGCGGTTGCAATTAAAGCGATTGAACTGATTGAGGCACACCTACGCACAGCAGTGAAAAACGGTGAGAACCTGGAAGCACGTGAGCAAATGGCTTACGCACAGTTTATGGCGGGTATGGCATTTAACAACGCATCACTGGGTTACGTTCATGCGATGGCACACCAGCTAGGTGGTTTCTACGATCTGCCACACGGTGTATGTAATGCAATCCTGCTTCCTCACGTACAACGCTACAATGCGCAAGTCTGCCCAGAGCGCTTGACTGATGTAGCGAAAGCAATGGGCGTTAACGTGGAAGGCATGTCACCAGAGCAAGGGGCAGCAGCCGCGATCGACGCGATAGAGGCACTTGCGAAAGACGTTGGTATTCCAGCGGGTATCAAAGAACTTGGGGCGAAGTTAGAAGACATCCCAACCTTGACAGATAACGCACTAAAAGACGCTTGTGGCTTCACTAACCCAAAACAAGCGACTCACGAGGAGATCACTGCAATATTCGAAGCCGCGATGTAA